In the genome of Vanacampus margaritifer isolate UIUO_Vmar chromosome 1, RoL_Vmar_1.0, whole genome shotgun sequence, one region contains:
- the ada gene encoding adenosine deaminase — MSEPRSRQDVFPKPKVELHVHLDGAIRVQTILDVARRRGIPLPADTAEELRRLIVVRKPATLTEFLGKFAEYMHVIAGDRDAIKRIAYEFVEDKAKEGVIYVEVRYSPHFLANCDVDPIPWHQTEGDLSPDDVVGLVNEGLRQGERAFRIKVRSILCCMRHMPSWSADVVELCKKYRHEGVVAIDLAGDESLNCEAYPGHLRAYQEAVRCGIHRTVHAGEVGAACVVREAVEVLKAERVGHGYRTLEDRGLYAQLLAQNMHFEVCPISSKLTGACDADFSKHPVITFRKDKANYSLNTDDPLIFDSSLQLDYSVTHEHMGFTQDEFMRLNICSAASCFLPEAEKSELLGKLYEAYGMIQSTAF; from the exons ATGTCTGAGCCCCGCAGCCGGCAGGATGTCTTCCCCAAGCCCAAG GTTGAGCTGCACGTGCACCTCGACGGAGCCATCCGAGTGCAAACAATTCTTGATGTTGCTCG GAGACGCGGCATCCCTCTGCCGGCCGACACGGCGGAGGAGCTGAGGCGCCTCATCGTTGTCCGGAAGCCGGCCACGCTCACCGAGTTCCTGGGCAAGTTTGCCGAGTACATGCACGTCATCGC TGGAGACCGAGATGCCATAAAGAGGATCGCCTACGAGTTTGTGGAGGACAAAGCGAAGGAAGGCGTGATTTACGTGGAGGTCCGATACAGTCCACATTTTCTGGCCAACTGCGACGTGGATCCCATCCCGTGGCACCAGACGGA GGGTGACCTGAGTCCAGACGATGTGGTTGGACTGGTCAACGAGGGCCTCCGACAGGGGGAGCGGGCCTTCCGTATAAAAGTCAGGTCCATTCTCTGCTGCATGCGCCACATGCCAA GCTGGTCGGCAGACGTGGTGGAGCTGTGTAAGAAATATCGCCACGAGGGAGTGGTGGCCATCGACCTGGCGGGCGACGAGTCGCTCAACTGCGAGGCTTACCCGGGACACCTGAGAGCCTACCAG GAAGCGGTGCGCTGCGGGATCCACCGGACAGTTCACGCGGGTGAGGTGGGCGCGGCCTGCGTGGTGAGGGAG GCCGTGGAGGTGCTGAAGGCGGAACGGGTGGGGCACGGGTACAGGACCCTGGAGGACCGAGGGCTTTACGCGCAACTACTGGCTCAAAACATGCACTTTGAG GTGTGTCCCATCTCCAGCAAGCTGACGGGCGCCTGCGACGCTGACTTCAGCAAACACCCCGTTATCAC gtTCAGGAAGGACAAAGCTAACTACTCGCTGAATACGGACGACCCACTCATCTTCGATTCCAGCCTGCAGCTTGACTACTCGGTGACACACGAGCACATGGGCTTCACCCAGGACGAATTCATGAGACTG AACATCTGTTCGGCGGCGTCTTGCTTCTTACCTGAGGCGGAGAAGAGCGAGCTACTGGGCAAACTGTACGAAGCTTATGGAATGATCCAGAGCACGGCCTTCTGA
- the ccn5 gene encoding CCN family member 5 isoform X2 — protein MVCARQLGQQCNNKFPCDGRRGLTCDYSASFPGGPGECVAENDLTCEVNGISYHDGQSFQPSCDVHCHCRGGGVSCVPACPLNSRLPTADCPHPQFVRLPGKCCKEWLCENLDNSVLQDAISAMSANTRQLAAPLPSASVCVERSTQWSACSQSCGDGISTRVSNHNPACKLQVETRLCKVRPCHAQLAVPSRPMLGQQSQCTASYASPGPVRLLHHGCSSTRVFRPRYCGTCTDSRCCTPSHTSTADVIFRCPTGRPRRRAVMVIHSCVCHNNCSYSPFTNPALRGYRP, from the exons ATGGTGTGCGCGCGGCAGCTGGGCCAGCAGTGCAACAACAAGTTCCCGTGCGACGGCCGGCGAGGGCTGACGTGCGACTACAGCGCCAGCTTCCCCGGAGGCCCCGGTGAATGCGTCG CTGAGAATGATCTGACCTGCGAAGTCAACGGCATCAGCTACCACGACGGCCAATCCTTTCAGCCCTCGTGCGACGTCCACTGCCACTGCAGAGGTGGCGGCGTCAGCTGCGTGCCCGCTTGTCCCCTCAATTCCCGCCTGCCCACCGCCGACTGTCCTCACCCGCAATTCGTCCGGCTGCCGGGGAAGTGCTGCAAGGAGTGGCTGTGCGAAAACCTGGACAACTCTGTGCTTCAAGACGCCATCTCGG ccatgagtgcaAATACTCGGCAGCTGGCGGCCCCGCTGCCGTCCGCTTCGGTCTGCGTGGAACGGAGCACCCAGTGGAGCGCGTGTTCCCAGAGCTGCGGGGACGGCATCTCCACGCGCGTGTCCAACCACAATCCGGCCTGCAAGCTGCAAGTGGAGACTCGACTTTGCAAAGTTCGACCCTGCCATGCGCAACTCGCCGTGCCAAGTCGACCCATG CTCGGGCAGCAAAGCCAGTGCACGGCCAGCTACGCGTCACCCGGGCCCGTCCGGCTGCTCCATCACGGCTGCAGCAGCACGCGCGTCTTCCGGCCGCGATACTGCGGCACTTGCACCGACTCCCGCTGCTGCACGCCCTCCCACACCTCCACTGCCGACGTGATCTTCCGCTGCCCCACCGGCAGGCCGCGGCGGCGAGCCGTCATGGTGATCCACTCGTGCGTCTGCCACAACAACTGCTCCTACTCGCCATTCACCAACCCGGCTCTTCGGGGATACAGACCCTGA
- the ccn5 gene encoding CCN family member 5 isoform X1, with protein MDRPLSDCVTTSALLLLIVSSQVLCQLCDRPCLCPRLTPQCPPGVPLVADGCRCCMVCARQLGQQCNNKFPCDGRRGLTCDYSASFPGGPGECVAENDLTCEVNGISYHDGQSFQPSCDVHCHCRGGGVSCVPACPLNSRLPTADCPHPQFVRLPGKCCKEWLCENLDNSVLQDAISAMSANTRQLAAPLPSASVCVERSTQWSACSQSCGDGISTRVSNHNPACKLQVETRLCKVRPCHAQLAVPSRPMLGQQSQCTASYASPGPVRLLHHGCSSTRVFRPRYCGTCTDSRCCTPSHTSTADVIFRCPTGRPRRRAVMVIHSCVCHNNCSYSPFTNPALRGYRP; from the exons ATGGACCGACCGCTGAGTGACTGCGTGACAACCtcggccctgctgctgctcatcgTGTCCTCGCAG GTGTTGTGTCAGCTGTGTGACAGGCCGTGCCTCTGCCCCCGACTCACCCCCCAGTGTCCCCCCGGAGTCCCCCTAGTGGCGGACGGCTGCCGGTGCTGCATGGTGTGCGCGCGGCAGCTGGGCCAGCAGTGCAACAACAAGTTCCCGTGCGACGGCCGGCGAGGGCTGACGTGCGACTACAGCGCCAGCTTCCCCGGAGGCCCCGGTGAATGCGTCG CTGAGAATGATCTGACCTGCGAAGTCAACGGCATCAGCTACCACGACGGCCAATCCTTTCAGCCCTCGTGCGACGTCCACTGCCACTGCAGAGGTGGCGGCGTCAGCTGCGTGCCCGCTTGTCCCCTCAATTCCCGCCTGCCCACCGCCGACTGTCCTCACCCGCAATTCGTCCGGCTGCCGGGGAAGTGCTGCAAGGAGTGGCTGTGCGAAAACCTGGACAACTCTGTGCTTCAAGACGCCATCTCGG ccatgagtgcaAATACTCGGCAGCTGGCGGCCCCGCTGCCGTCCGCTTCGGTCTGCGTGGAACGGAGCACCCAGTGGAGCGCGTGTTCCCAGAGCTGCGGGGACGGCATCTCCACGCGCGTGTCCAACCACAATCCGGCCTGCAAGCTGCAAGTGGAGACTCGACTTTGCAAAGTTCGACCCTGCCATGCGCAACTCGCCGTGCCAAGTCGACCCATG CTCGGGCAGCAAAGCCAGTGCACGGCCAGCTACGCGTCACCCGGGCCCGTCCGGCTGCTCCATCACGGCTGCAGCAGCACGCGCGTCTTCCGGCCGCGATACTGCGGCACTTGCACCGACTCCCGCTGCTGCACGCCCTCCCACACCTCCACTGCCGACGTGATCTTCCGCTGCCCCACCGGCAGGCCGCGGCGGCGAGCCGTCATGGTGATCCACTCGTGCGTCTGCCACAACAACTGCTCCTACTCGCCATTCACCAACCCGGCTCTTCGGGGATACAGACCCTGA